One region of Qipengyuania sp. SS22 genomic DNA includes:
- a CDS encoding ABC transporter permease/substrate-binding protein — MSVIWTTLLGLGDKLAAHVLLSAAAIALGIAVALPLAIWASRSPGVARATLGFASLVQTIPALALLALFFPILLSLRAVFGEGLPTLGFLPALLALALYALLPILRNAVTAQVNLDPGVIEAAHGVGMTFWQRLRLVEAPLTAPYIMAGIRTASVWTIGAATLATTIGQPSLGDPIFAGLQTQNWVLVLAGCIASAGLALIADALLGLIEKGLATRRRMLTFGGLAAVLLGVLAALSVQFGARGDDRIVIGAKGFSEQYILARLIGQRLQAEGFSVEYRDGLGSAVAHQAVSTGAIDVLVDYTGTIWTNQMERSDNPDRETMLAEIAAWETRTSGTHVLGRLGFENAYGLAMPRAAAEAGGFASIGDLTGRAQGMTIGGDPEFFERPEWIAVREAYGLRFEAQRNFSPTFMYNALISGEADVIGAYTSDGRIAADDLVILDDPEGAFPNYDAIILLAPATGAGDALVAALEPLIGAISVEAMREANYSVDRDEDKLSFQEAAHRLAERIGR, encoded by the coding sequence GTGAGCGTGATCTGGACCACGCTGCTCGGATTGGGCGACAAGCTGGCCGCGCATGTACTGCTCTCCGCCGCCGCGATTGCGTTGGGGATCGCAGTCGCCTTGCCGCTCGCGATCTGGGCCAGCCGCTCGCCGGGCGTGGCGCGCGCCACGCTGGGCTTTGCCAGCCTGGTGCAGACGATCCCCGCGCTAGCGCTGCTCGCGCTGTTCTTCCCGATCCTGCTGTCGCTGCGCGCGGTGTTCGGCGAAGGCCTGCCGACGTTGGGTTTCCTCCCCGCGCTGCTGGCGCTGGCGCTGTATGCGCTGCTGCCGATCCTGCGCAATGCAGTCACCGCGCAGGTCAATCTCGACCCGGGCGTGATCGAGGCCGCGCATGGCGTCGGAATGACCTTCTGGCAGCGCCTGCGGCTGGTCGAGGCCCCGCTGACCGCGCCTTACATCATGGCCGGCATCCGTACCGCGTCGGTATGGACGATCGGTGCGGCGACGCTGGCCACCACCATAGGGCAGCCGAGCCTGGGCGATCCGATTTTCGCCGGATTGCAGACGCAGAACTGGGTGCTGGTGCTGGCGGGGTGCATCGCCAGCGCGGGACTGGCGCTGATCGCCGATGCGCTGCTGGGCCTGATCGAGAAAGGGCTCGCCACACGCCGCCGGATGCTGACGTTCGGCGGGCTGGCGGCGGTCCTGCTAGGCGTTCTGGCCGCGCTTTCCGTTCAATTCGGCGCTCGCGGAGACGACCGCATCGTTATCGGGGCCAAGGGCTTTTCCGAGCAATACATCCTCGCCCGCCTGATCGGGCAACGACTCCAGGCGGAGGGGTTCTCGGTCGAATACCGCGACGGGCTGGGCTCTGCGGTCGCGCACCAAGCGGTATCGACCGGCGCGATCGATGTGCTGGTCGATTACACCGGCACCATCTGGACCAACCAGATGGAACGCAGCGACAATCCCGACCGCGAGACCATGCTTGCCGAAATTGCCGCGTGGGAAACCCGCACCAGCGGTACGCATGTGCTGGGGAGGCTGGGCTTCGAGAATGCCTATGGCCTCGCCATGCCGCGCGCAGCGGCCGAGGCGGGCGGTTTCGCCAGTATCGGCGATCTCACCGGTCGCGCGCAGGGCATGACCATCGGCGGCGATCCGGAGTTTTTCGAACGCCCCGAATGGATCGCGGTGCGCGAGGCCTATGGCCTGCGCTTTGAAGCGCAGCGCAATTTCTCCCCCACCTTCATGTACAACGCGCTCATCTCGGGCGAGGCCGATGTAATCGGCGCCTACACCTCGGACGGGCGGATCGCGGCGGATGACCTCGTGATCCTCGACGACCCGGAAGGTGCCTTCCCGAATTACGATGCGATCATCCTGCTCGCGCCCGCGACAGGGGCGGGTGACGCACTTGTCGCCGCGCTCGAGCCGCTGATTGGCGCAATCAGCGTAGAGGCGATGCGCGAAGCCAACTATTCTGTCGATCGCGACGAAGACAAGCTGTCGTTTCAGGAGGCCGCGCACCGCCTCGCCGAACGGATCGGCCGGTAG
- a CDS encoding ATP-binding cassette domain-containing protein, with protein sequence MTGTPAPLLEFRDLRKSYEATEAVAGVSLTIPQGEFVALVGASGSGKSTLLKTVNRLVEPTSGQVRFEDDNVESLPLAALRHKIGYVFQSVGLFPHMTVGENIAIGPRLVGERLAAERIGELLELVDLEPEMADRLPDELSGGQRQRVGVARALANEPQLLLMDEPFGALDPVTRDALGDRVRALHAEFRLTTVMVTHDMAEALLLADRVLVMDAGIVVADETPHSLLAGSGGQIAQGLVAVPRAQADRLAELAR encoded by the coding sequence GTGACCGGCACGCCCGCCCCGCTGCTCGAATTCCGCGACCTCAGGAAGAGCTACGAGGCGACCGAAGCGGTTGCGGGCGTCTCGCTCACGATCCCGCAGGGTGAATTTGTCGCGCTGGTCGGCGCCTCGGGCTCGGGCAAATCGACGCTGCTCAAGACCGTTAACCGGCTGGTCGAACCGACATCCGGACAGGTGCGGTTCGAAGACGATAATGTCGAAAGCCTGCCACTGGCCGCGCTGCGCCACAAGATCGGCTATGTGTTCCAGTCGGTTGGGCTGTTCCCGCATATGACCGTGGGCGAGAACATCGCCATCGGGCCGCGCCTTGTCGGCGAGCGGCTCGCCGCAGAGCGGATCGGCGAATTGCTCGAGCTGGTCGATCTCGAGCCTGAAATGGCCGACCGGCTGCCCGATGAATTGTCGGGCGGACAACGCCAGCGGGTCGGCGTGGCGCGCGCGCTGGCCAACGAGCCGCAGCTGCTCCTGATGGACGAACCCTTCGGCGCGCTCGATCCGGTTACACGCGATGCGCTGGGTGACCGCGTCCGCGCGTTGCATGCCGAATTCCGTCTGACCACGGTGATGGTGACCCACGACATGGCCGAAGCCCTGCTGCTCGCCGACCGCGTGCTGGTAATGGATGCCGGCATCGTCGTTGCCGACGAAACCCCGCATTCGCTGCTCGCGGGATCCGGCGGCCAGATCGCGCAGGGGCTCGTCGCAGTCCCGCGCGCGCAGGCCGACCGGCTGGCGGAGCTGGCGCGGTGA
- a CDS encoding sensor histidine kinase, with product MYRKDNILWPEGEPPSDAYCDEDRRLAILAAHGTEAMLDDRELQEVVDLAAKICGTPMAMVTMVEEGRQLFLTRVGIDARETPRPTSFCAHAMLGTEPMVVADAREDERFADNPLVTDEPNIRFYAGHPLVSVEGAPLGALCVIDTVPRPDGLTMLQRETLGVLGKAVMRRISQRRMGETAQAAVAVRESYLQRMIDSVPGIAWSADAAGNFDYVNAQWDEMTGRAEPKTLADWRATVHPEDWDTASGAFRASLDSGKPFEFEWRLKLSDGNYRWMLARAVQTPVGGGQNRWFGTVIDVDRQRRLSEARDLLANELSHRIKNIFAVVSGLVAIRSRGKPEIAEFATELNETIRALGAAHDYVRPGHGHQGGTLSGLLADLLAPYGTSDDKRFSVTGPGIVIGARAATPLALIFHELATNSAKYGALSRADGHVTVTVEDECEGEAEGDVCVVWEESVHSATAPEENAHEGFGSRLLRMAVEGQLGGSFERTFSDDGLDIRIVFPRSSIET from the coding sequence ATGTACCGTAAAGACAACATCCTGTGGCCCGAGGGAGAGCCCCCCTCGGATGCCTATTGCGACGAGGACCGGCGCCTCGCGATTTTGGCCGCGCATGGCACCGAAGCCATGCTCGACGATCGCGAACTGCAGGAAGTCGTCGATCTTGCCGCCAAGATCTGCGGCACACCGATGGCGATGGTGACCATGGTCGAAGAGGGGCGCCAGCTGTTCCTGACCCGGGTCGGGATCGACGCGCGGGAAACGCCGCGTCCAACCAGTTTCTGTGCGCACGCCATGCTGGGCACCGAGCCGATGGTAGTCGCCGATGCCCGCGAGGACGAACGCTTCGCCGACAACCCGTTGGTGACCGATGAGCCCAACATCCGCTTCTATGCCGGCCATCCGCTGGTGTCTGTCGAAGGCGCTCCACTGGGTGCGCTCTGTGTCATCGATACCGTGCCGCGCCCGGACGGGCTGACCATGCTCCAGCGCGAGACCCTGGGCGTGCTCGGCAAGGCAGTCATGCGCCGCATCTCGCAGCGGCGCATGGGCGAAACCGCGCAGGCCGCGGTCGCGGTCCGCGAAAGCTACCTCCAGCGCATGATCGACAGCGTGCCGGGGATCGCCTGGTCCGCCGATGCCGCAGGCAATTTCGATTACGTCAACGCGCAATGGGACGAGATGACCGGCCGCGCCGAGCCCAAGACACTGGCCGACTGGCGCGCAACGGTTCACCCGGAAGACTGGGACACTGCCTCGGGCGCGTTCCGTGCCTCGCTCGATAGCGGCAAGCCGTTCGAATTCGAATGGCGGTTGAAGCTGTCCGATGGCAATTATCGCTGGATGCTCGCCCGTGCGGTCCAGACGCCGGTGGGCGGGGGCCAGAACCGCTGGTTCGGCACGGTCATCGATGTCGATCGCCAGCGCCGCCTGTCCGAAGCGCGCGACCTGCTGGCGAACGAGCTGTCGCACCGAATCAAGAACATCTTTGCGGTGGTATCGGGGCTGGTCGCGATCCGGTCGCGCGGGAAGCCCGAAATCGCCGAGTTTGCCACCGAGCTGAACGAGACCATCCGCGCGCTGGGCGCAGCGCATGATTACGTCCGGCCCGGCCACGGGCACCAGGGCGGCACGCTGTCGGGCCTGCTGGCCGATCTGCTCGCCCCATACGGGACCTCGGACGACAAACGCTTCAGCGTGACCGGTCCGGGAATCGTGATCGGTGCCCGCGCCGCGACCCCGTTGGCGCTCATTTTCCACGAACTGGCGACCAACTCGGCCAAATACGGTGCGCTGTCGCGCGCCGACGGGCATGTGACCGTCACCGTGGAGGATGAATGCGAAGGCGAGGCCGAGGGCGATGTCTGCGTGGTATGGGAAGAAAGCGTACACAGCGCCACCGCGCCCGAAGAAAACGCGCATGAGGGGTTCGGCTCGCGCCTTTTGAGAATGGCGGTCGAAGGCCAGCTGGGCGGTTCGTTCGAGCGCACCTTTTCGGACGACGGCCTCGATATCCGGATCGTCTTTCCGCGCAGTTCGATCGAAACCTGA
- a CDS encoding isovaleryl-CoA dehydrogenase produces MRATPDFDFQLGESAEMIRDSVARFADEQIAPLAERIDREDWFPRDELWRQMGELGLHGITVSEEDGGLGLGYLEHVIAVEEVSRASASLGLSYGAHSNLCVNQIRRWGNDEQKAKYLAPLVSGEHVGSLAMSEVSAGSDVVSMKLKAVAVDGGFRLNGTKFWITNAPYADTLVVYAKTDGSAGSRGITAFLIEKDDAGFSIGQKIEKVGMRGSPTAELVFDDCFVPEDRVMGPLNGGVGVLMSGLDYERVVLAGLQLGIMQACLDTVIPYLRERTQFGKPIGSFQLMQAKVADMYVALQSARAYTYAVAKSCDSGHTTRFDAAGAILLASENAFRVAAESVQALGGAGYTLDWPVERYMRDAKLLDIGAGTNEIRRMLIGRELIGAAG; encoded by the coding sequence ATGCGCGCGACCCCCGATTTCGATTTCCAGCTTGGCGAAAGCGCTGAGATGATCCGCGACAGCGTGGCCCGCTTCGCCGATGAACAGATTGCCCCGCTGGCCGAGCGGATCGACCGCGAGGACTGGTTCCCGCGCGACGAGCTGTGGCGGCAGATGGGCGAACTGGGTTTGCACGGCATTACCGTGAGCGAAGAAGATGGCGGGCTCGGCCTCGGCTATCTCGAACACGTTATCGCGGTCGAGGAAGTCAGCCGCGCCAGCGCCTCGCTTGGCCTCAGCTACGGCGCACACTCCAACCTGTGCGTCAACCAGATCCGCCGCTGGGGCAATGACGAACAGAAAGCCAAATATCTCGCCCCGCTGGTCAGCGGCGAACATGTCGGCAGCCTCGCCATGTCCGAAGTCTCGGCGGGTTCGGACGTCGTGTCGATGAAGCTGAAGGCCGTGGCGGTCGATGGCGGTTTCCGCCTCAACGGCACCAAGTTCTGGATCACCAATGCGCCCTATGCCGATACGCTGGTGGTCTATGCCAAGACCGATGGGAGCGCAGGATCGCGCGGGATCACCGCTTTCCTGATCGAGAAGGACGATGCGGGTTTCTCGATCGGCCAGAAGATCGAAAAGGTCGGCATGCGTGGCAGCCCGACCGCCGAACTGGTGTTCGACGATTGCTTCGTGCCCGAAGATCGCGTGATGGGGCCGCTGAACGGCGGCGTCGGCGTGCTGATGAGCGGGCTCGATTACGAACGCGTGGTGCTTGCCGGGCTCCAGCTCGGGATCATGCAGGCGTGTCTCGACACGGTCATTCCCTATCTGCGCGAGCGAACCCAGTTCGGCAAACCGATCGGCAGCTTCCAGCTGATGCAGGCCAAGGTGGCGGATATGTATGTCGCGCTGCAATCGGCGCGCGCCTATACCTATGCGGTGGCCAAGAGCTGTGACAGCGGCCACACCACCCGCTTCGACGCGGCGGGCGCGATCTTGCTGGCATCGGAAAATGCGTTCCGGGTGGCGGCGGAGAGCGTGCAGGCACTGGGCGGCGCGGGCTACACGCTCGACTGGCCGGTGGAACGCTACATGCGCGATGCCAAGCTGCTCGACATCGGCGCAGGCACCAACGAGATCCGCCGCATGCTGATCGGCCGCGAACTGATCGGGGCGGCGGGGTGA
- a CDS encoding alkylphosphonate utilization protein, with the protein MSADEDYVYDEESGEWMPASELAEKQAAANRVEVRDAVGNLLADGDQVTLIKDLDVKGAGQTLKQGTLIKSIRLTGDPQEIDCKYPGIKGLVLRAEFVKKR; encoded by the coding sequence GTGAGCGCCGACGAAGATTACGTCTACGACGAGGAGAGCGGCGAGTGGATGCCCGCCTCCGAACTCGCGGAGAAGCAGGCTGCCGCGAACCGCGTGGAAGTGCGCGACGCGGTTGGCAATCTGCTGGCCGATGGCGACCAGGTGACGCTGATCAAGGATCTGGACGTCAAGGGCGCGGGCCAGACGCTCAAGCAGGGTACGCTGATCAAATCGATCCGCCTGACCGGCGACCCCCAGGAAATCGACTGCAAATATCCCGGCATCAAGGGCCTCGTCCTGCGTGCCGAGTTTGTGAAGAAGCGCTAA
- a CDS encoding carboxyl transferase domain-containing protein, whose product MTAPVLTSTLDREAPDAKARFAHNRGLAEELRSTVAAAALGGSEGSRERHVGRGKLLPRERVERLLDPGSPFLEIGQLAANGMYEGDINGASLIAGIGRVSGRQVMIVCNDATVKGGTYYPMTVKKHLRAQEIAQENRLPCIYLVDSGGANLPHQAEVFPDRDHFGRIFFNQANMSALGIPQIACVMGSCTAGGAYVPAMSDETVIVRNQGTIFLAGPPLVKAATGEEISAEDLGGGDLHARKSGVVDHLAENDEHALTIVRDIVSHLGDNHAAAQAIATKDPRAPKFDAEDLYALVPDDVRAPYDVHEVIARLVDGSEFHEFKQHYGSTLVCGFARIWGMPVAILANNGVLFSESAQKGAHFIELACQRRIPLLFLQNISGFMVGGKYEAEGIAKHGAKLVTAVATASVPKLTVVIGGSFGAGNYGMCGRAYSPRFLFTWPNARISVMGGEQAASVLATVHRDADSWTPEQAEEFKAPIRQKYEDEGNPYYATARLWDDGVIDPAQTRDVLGLALAATLEAPIPEHPQFGVFRM is encoded by the coding sequence ATGACCGCACCCGTTCTAACCTCGACGCTCGACCGCGAGGCACCCGATGCAAAGGCTCGTTTCGCGCATAACAGGGGTCTTGCCGAGGAATTGCGTTCGACCGTCGCCGCGGCCGCGCTTGGCGGGTCGGAAGGCAGCCGCGAGCGGCATGTCGGGCGCGGCAAGCTGCTCCCGCGTGAGCGCGTGGAGCGGCTGCTCGATCCGGGCAGCCCCTTTCTCGAAATCGGGCAGCTGGCCGCGAACGGCATGTACGAAGGCGACATCAATGGCGCTTCGCTGATCGCGGGAATCGGTCGCGTGTCGGGCCGCCAGGTGATGATCGTGTGCAACGATGCCACCGTGAAGGGCGGCACCTATTACCCGATGACGGTCAAGAAGCACCTCCGCGCGCAGGAAATCGCGCAGGAAAACCGCCTGCCGTGTATCTATCTGGTCGACAGCGGCGGGGCGAACTTGCCGCATCAGGCCGAGGTGTTCCCCGACCGCGATCACTTTGGCCGCATTTTCTTCAACCAGGCGAACATGTCCGCGCTGGGCATTCCGCAGATCGCTTGCGTCATGGGTAGCTGCACGGCTGGCGGGGCCTATGTCCCCGCTATGAGCGACGAAACCGTGATCGTGCGCAACCAGGGCACGATCTTCCTTGCCGGGCCGCCGCTGGTGAAGGCCGCCACGGGCGAGGAAATCAGTGCCGAGGATCTAGGTGGCGGCGATCTCCATGCGCGGAAATCGGGCGTGGTCGATCATTTGGCCGAAAATGACGAGCATGCGCTGACCATCGTGCGCGATATCGTGAGCCATTTGGGCGACAATCACGCTGCAGCGCAGGCCATCGCGACAAAGGATCCGCGCGCGCCGAAATTCGATGCCGAGGACCTTTACGCACTGGTGCCTGACGATGTCCGCGCGCCCTATGACGTGCACGAGGTCATCGCCCGGCTGGTCGACGGCAGCGAATTTCACGAATTCAAGCAGCACTACGGCAGCACGCTGGTATGCGGCTTCGCGCGTATCTGGGGTATGCCGGTGGCGATCCTCGCCAACAATGGCGTGCTGTTTTCCGAAAGCGCGCAGAAGGGCGCGCATTTCATCGAGCTCGCCTGCCAGAGGCGCATCCCGCTGCTGTTCCTGCAGAATATTTCGGGCTTCATGGTTGGGGGCAAGTACGAGGCCGAAGGCATTGCCAAACACGGCGCCAAGCTCGTCACCGCGGTCGCCACCGCCAGTGTGCCCAAGCTCACCGTGGTCATCGGCGGCAGTTTCGGTGCGGGGAACTACGGCATGTGCGGACGCGCCTATTCCCCGCGTTTCCTGTTCACCTGGCCCAATGCGCGGATCAGCGTGATGGGCGGCGAACAGGCCGCCTCGGTGCTCGCCACCGTCCACCGGGATGCCGATAGCTGGACGCCTGAACAGGCCGAGGAATTCAAAGCCCCGATCCGCCAGAAATACGAGGATGAGGGTAATCCCTATTACGCGACCGCGCGGCTATGGGACGACGGGGTGATCGACCCCGCGCAGACACGCGACGTGCTCGGTCTGGCGCTTGCCGCGACGCTCGAAGCGCCGATCCCCGAGCATCCGCAATTCGGTGTGTTCCGGATGTAA
- a CDS encoding 1-acyl-sn-glycerol-3-phosphate acyltransferase codes for MSLARPRRKRSILSRIVRRTILAIYRWRGWTLDGHLPDIPKFVIAGAPHTSNWDFVFFTGATAAEGIEPAFMGKHTLFKGVMRNFMLDMGGIPIDRTKRANVVDQVAEEFERRDRLALVIAAEGTRSSRGEWKSGFYNIARAANVPIVPTWVCNTRRIVGFGPAIIPSANYGETLLEIARFMRSKLPEFERFKVLERQALQLIEETGT; via the coding sequence GTGTCGTTAGCCAGGCCGCGCCGCAAGCGTTCGATCCTGTCGCGTATCGTGCGGCGGACCATCTTGGCGATCTATCGCTGGCGCGGGTGGACGCTCGATGGGCACCTACCGGACATCCCGAAATTCGTTATCGCCGGCGCCCCGCATACGTCCAATTGGGATTTCGTCTTCTTCACCGGCGCTACCGCCGCAGAGGGGATCGAGCCCGCCTTCATGGGCAAGCACACGCTGTTCAAGGGCGTGATGCGCAACTTCATGCTCGATATGGGCGGTATCCCGATCGACCGGACCAAGCGCGCCAATGTAGTCGATCAGGTCGCGGAAGAGTTCGAGCGCCGGGACCGGCTCGCGCTGGTGATCGCGGCGGAGGGCACGCGCAGTTCCCGGGGCGAATGGAAATCGGGATTTTACAATATCGCCCGCGCCGCCAATGTGCCGATCGTCCCCACCTGGGTGTGCAACACGCGCCGGATCGTCGGCTTCGGGCCGGCGATCATCCCGAGTGCAAATTACGGCGAGACACTACTGGAAATTGCGCGTTTCATGCGCAGCAAATTGCCCGAATTCGAACGCTTCAAGGTGCTCGAACGCCAGGCTTTGCAACTGATCGAGGAGACCGGGACATGA
- a CDS encoding DUF1295 domain-containing protein — MIVEALLANAAILLGMAILLWVVAVQIDDVSFVDAYWGGGMALMAFVSWLRLYEPGPLATLLTAMAVIWGLRLCIHLLLRWRREGEDKRYARILAKDRANGRFALAALTKVFLGQSVLLFIVSSPAQYGILEANWMVPISGLALVGLALWTVGIVFEWVGDWQLARFKADPANAGKVMDRGLWRYTRHPNYFGDACVWWGIWIAAASAGWWVAAATVIGPLFLTFTLTRWSGGPLLERGMKNSRPGYADYKARTSAFFPLPPKKSPG; from the coding sequence ATGATTGTCGAAGCGCTGCTGGCCAATGCGGCGATCCTGCTCGGCATGGCGATCCTCCTGTGGGTGGTCGCGGTGCAGATCGACGATGTCAGTTTCGTCGATGCCTATTGGGGCGGCGGCATGGCCCTAATGGCGTTCGTCAGCTGGCTGCGGCTGTACGAACCCGGCCCGCTCGCCACGCTGCTGACGGCGATGGCGGTGATCTGGGGCCTGCGGCTGTGTATCCATCTGCTGCTACGCTGGCGGCGCGAGGGCGAGGACAAGCGCTATGCCCGCATTCTCGCGAAGGACCGCGCGAATGGGCGTTTCGCGCTGGCCGCGCTGACCAAGGTGTTTTTGGGTCAGTCGGTGCTGCTGTTCATCGTATCCAGCCCCGCGCAATACGGCATTCTCGAGGCCAATTGGATGGTGCCGATCAGCGGGCTGGCGCTGGTCGGGCTGGCGCTATGGACGGTGGGCATCGTGTTCGAATGGGTCGGCGACTGGCAACTCGCCCGGTTCAAGGCCGATCCCGCGAATGCGGGCAAGGTGATGGACCGCGGCTTGTGGCGCTATACCCGTCACCCCAATTACTTCGGCGACGCCTGCGTCTGGTGGGGCATCTGGATCGCTGCCGCATCGGCCGGCTGGTGGGTCGCCGCCGCGACGGTGATCGGGCCGCTGTTCCTGACCTTTACGCTGACCAGGTGGTCGGGTGGTCCGCTGCTCGAGCGGGGCATGAAAAACTCGCGTCCCGGCTATGCCGATTACAAGGCGCGGACCTCTGCTTTCTTCCCGCTCCCACCCAAGAAATCGCCGGGCTGA
- a CDS encoding AI-2E family transporter → MEGRAIVRPVERGGFLLFLALVSAALLAVVLPFARPLLWAMLGAIMFEPLYRWFLARRPEKESQAALASMVVILFAVVLPALWIGSEVVNEAAGVFVAFQQGDIDVAMYFEQVFAALPANIQASLANAGFGDLGAIQQRATAFVQASLGLIATQAIALGGSVFGFVLGFGIALYVGFFLLRDGRTIGAAIIAALPMERQVANRLAERFLTIVRATIKGSVVVGLVQGALGALTFWIVGLPSVLLLGVIMAIASLLPALGPAIVWAPAAIYLLATGALWQGVAVIISGVALIGMADNVLRPILVGRDTGIPDWLILVTTLGGIALMGLSGIVVGPLICGLFLAAWGIFAEQREPAVVPTEPNEAA, encoded by the coding sequence ATGGAGGGGAGGGCCATAGTCAGACCGGTCGAGCGGGGCGGGTTCCTGCTTTTCCTCGCGCTGGTTTCGGCAGCACTGCTCGCCGTGGTGCTGCCCTTCGCGCGCCCACTGCTGTGGGCGATGTTGGGCGCGATCATGTTCGAGCCGCTCTATCGCTGGTTCCTCGCACGGCGCCCCGAAAAGGAAAGCCAGGCCGCGCTCGCCAGCATGGTGGTGATCCTGTTCGCAGTGGTCCTGCCCGCGCTGTGGATCGGCAGCGAAGTGGTCAATGAGGCGGCGGGTGTCTTCGTCGCCTTCCAGCAAGGCGACATCGATGTCGCGATGTATTTCGAACAGGTCTTCGCGGCACTGCCCGCCAATATCCAGGCCTCGCTCGCCAATGCCGGGTTCGGCGATCTCGGCGCGATCCAGCAACGCGCGACCGCGTTCGTGCAGGCCAGCCTCGGTTTGATCGCGACGCAGGCGATAGCGCTCGGCGGCAGCGTATTCGGTTTCGTGCTCGGCTTCGGGATCGCGCTCTATGTTGGCTTTTTCCTGCTGCGCGATGGACGCACAATCGGCGCGGCGATCATCGCTGCGCTGCCGATGGAGCGGCAGGTCGCCAACCGGCTGGCCGAACGCTTCCTCACCATTGTGCGCGCGACGATCAAGGGCTCGGTCGTGGTCGGTCTGGTGCAGGGCGCGCTGGGAGCGCTGACTTTCTGGATCGTCGGCCTTCCCTCGGTGCTGCTGCTCGGCGTGATCATGGCGATCGCCTCGCTATTGCCCGCGCTTGGCCCGGCGATCGTCTGGGCGCCCGCCGCGATCTACCTGCTTGCCACCGGGGCGCTGTGGCAGGGTGTGGCGGTGATCATCTCGGGCGTTGCGCTGATCGGGATGGCGGACAATGTTCTGCGCCCGATCCTGGTGGGACGTGATACCGGTATTCCCGACTGGCTGATCCTCGTGACGACGCTTGGCGGCATCGCGCTCATGGGCCTGTCGGGGATCGTGGTCGGCCCGCTGATCTGCGGCCTGTTCCTCGCCGCCTGGGGCATCTTTGCCGAACAGCGCGAACCCGCGGTCGTCCCAACGGAGCCGAACGAAGCGGCCTGA